The Halobacterium hubeiense genome contains the following window.
ACGCCGCGCTCGCCGAGACGGAAGACCTCATCCAGCGCTACGACGGCACCGACGGCGGCCGCATCCGGTACGCCGTCACGCCCAGATTCGCCGTCTCCTGCACCGAAGCGTGTCTGCGCGGCTGTCGTAACCTCGCCGACGAGTACGGCGTGCGCATCCACACGCACGCCAGCGAGAACCGCGGCGAAATCGAGACCGTCGAGGACGAGACCGGGATGCGCAACGTCCACTGGCTCGATGAGGTCGGCCTCACGGGCGAGGACGTGGTGCTGGCCCACTGCGTGTGGACCGACGAGACCGAGCGCGAAGTGCTCGCCGAGACCGGGACGCACGTCACGCACTGCCCGTCCTCGAACATGAAACTCGCGTCCGGCGTCGCGCCCGTCCGGGACTACCTCGACCGCGGCATCAACGTCGCGCTCGGCAACGACGGCCCGCCGTGCAACAACACGCTGGACGCGTTCACGGAGATGCGGCAGGCCAGCCTCCTCGGGAAGGTCGAGGAGCTGGACCCGACCGCGATTCCCGCGCGCACCGTCTTCGAGATGGCGACCCGCAACGGCGCGGCGGCCGCGGGCTTCGACGACGTCGGGAAGCTCCGCGAGGGATGGAAGGCCGACGTGGTGGGGCTCACGACTGACAACGCGCGCTCGACGCCGATTCACGACCCCTACTCCCACCTCGCGTTCGCGGCGCACGGCGACGACGTGACGCTCACGGTGGTCGACGGCGAGATTCTGTACCGGGACGGCGAGCACGTCCGCATGGACGACGCCACCATTCGGGAGCGTGCCCGCGAGTTCGCCGAGGCGTACTGACTACTCGCCGGGCCGGGGGTCGATGTGGTGGGCGGCGTCCGGGGAGACGAGCCGCCCGGAAGGGAGTTCGACCCAGCCGTTCGGCAGCACTCGCGCGGGACCCTCGTGGAGCACGACATCGCCGTCGCGGTCGCCGTAGACGACCGCGTCGTCGTACTCGCGCAGCGAGTCGTCGGGGAACTCGTCCCAGAGCGACGTGGTGGAGACGACCATGCGCGAGACGTCGGCCGCGTTCCACAAAAGCTTCGCCCACAGTTCTATTTGGTAGCCACCCGCACACTGGGTATGGGCTACGCCGAGGAGATATGCGACATCGTCGTCTCGCACGCCGGTCAGAAGGTGCGCTTTTTCGTCCGCATCGACCCCGACACCCGCGAGCAGGACGTCCTCCACGAGCGCGAGGACTTGGAGTGGACCGAGGCGGACGCCGACGCCGCCGACGACGAACTCCAGGAACTCGTCGCGAAGACCGCCTACGAGGCGCAGATGGGCGCCGAGAACGTCACCCAACTCGTGAAGGTCGCCGACGACATGGTGCTGTTCACGGGGTTCATCGAGGACGAGGTGGTCGTCGTCTCCTTCGAGCGCGGGATTCTCGGCGCGCTGCCGGCGATGGTCGGGGAGTTCCGCGAGTACATGCTCGACCACGACGTGGAGTTCACGGCGCTGGCGGCGCCCGAGCAGTCCGCGGACGGCTGAGGGGGCACCACGCTTTTCGGGCCGGCGACCGCACCCCTAGACGTCGATGACCGACAGCGAGCCTGTTCAGTGTCCGATTTGCGGCTGGACCGGGCACGCGCCTGACCTCGACGAGACGCCCTCGGGGTCGGCGTGCCCGACCTGCGGTGAGCCCGTCAGCGCGCCGTCGGCCTGACGGCCAGCCGCGACCTTCTCTCGTTTTTCGCGTCGCTCGGCGTGGACTGCGGCGTCGCCGCGCCGACCTCGAACCAGAGTGACACGAGCGCGGGGCGGCGATAACAACGTTTTCAAGCGCACCGGTCGGAGGTGAGCGTATGGACCGCGGTCTGGCGCCTTGGGTTGTCGGGTTGCTCGTCGTGGCGTCGGTCGCCGCGCCAGCGGCGGGAGCCGGTGCGCCGACCGGCCCGTTCGGCGTCGCACAGGAGGAGTTCGACCCGGACGACGTGACGCTGTCGGCGGCGATCGACGAGGACGGGAGCGCCGCGTGGTCGTTCAAGTACCGGATGGAACTGACCACGGACAACGAGACGCAGGCCTTCGAGGAGCTACAGGCGGACATCGAGGCGAACCGCTCGGCGTACGTCGATCGGTTCCGCACGCGCATCGCATCGACGGTGACGTCCGCGGAGAACGCCACCGGCCGCAACATGAGCGTCGCGAACGTCTCCGTGCGGGCGTTCCAGCAGAGGAGCGCGGAGTTCGCCGACTCCTACAGCTTCGTCGAGTACACCTTCGAGTGGGATGGCTTCGCCGCGACCGACGGCGAGCGCGTCGTCGCCGGGGACGCGCTGGAGGGGTTCTACCTGAACAACGAGACCTCGATGCAGTTCTCGTGGCCGGACGGCTACGCGGCGACGGACGTCGACCCGGTCGCCGACGAGGAGACGGCGACGTCCGTGCGGTGGACCGGCCCAGCGGACTTCGGCACCGGCCAGCCGCGCCTTGTCCTCGAACCGGCGCCGACGACGACCGAGCCGAGCGAGCCCACCGAGACGACGACCGCGGCCGCGTCCAGCGGGGAGAGCGGCGTCGTGCTGCCGGCGCTCGTCGGCGCAGTCGTGGCAGTGTTCGTCGTCGGCGCGGCGGGCTGGCTCTACCTGCGCCGCGAGGACAACGGCGGGGGCGGAGCCGCGGAGCCGACCGACGCCGGCGGCGGTGGCGGCGCCGGTGACGCCGCGACCGGCGTCGAGGAATCCGCCGGGGAGGCGGCCGCGACCGCGGGCGCGGCGTCGGAGACCGAGCCCCCGGAGGAGCTGTTGAGCAACGAGGAGCGCGTCGAGCGGTTCCTCCGCGAGCAGGGCGGGCGCGCGAAACAGCAGGACGTCGTGGAGGCGATGGGCTGGACGGAGGCCAAGACCAGCCAGGTCGTCAAGGAGATGCGCGAGAACGACGACCTGGAGTCGTTCCGCATCGGCCGCGAGAACGTCCTGAAGCTCCCGGACGCCGACGTGAGCGAGGAGTAGCGACCGGACGGCAGCGACGCTTTCTGGGCCAGTTTTCGCCGCTGCGGGCGAACCAGTTCCACGGTGGCCGCAATGCGGCACCTCCTTATGCAATGCGCAAATACTGCCGAGACATGACAGAGAGCGGCCCACTTGACAACATGCTCGCGCAGATGGAGCAGGCGCGGGAGTACGTGGACATCGACGACGGCATCTTCGAGCGGCTGAAGTACCCCGAGCGGACGCTGTCGGTGAGTCTCCCCGTGGAGATGGACGACGGCTCCGTGGAGGTGTTCGAGGCCTACCGCTGCCAGTTCGACGGCGCGCGCGGGCCGTTCAAGGGCGGCATCCGCTACCACCCGACTGTCTCCGAGGAGGAGGTCTCCGCGCTGGCGGGCTGGATGACGTGGAAGACCGCGCTCGTGGACCTGCCGTTCGGCGGCGCGAAGGGCGGCATCATCTGCGAGCCCAAGGACCTCTC
Protein-coding sequences here:
- a CDS encoding 5'-deoxyadenosine deaminase, which encodes MTLLSADAVVCDAERVIEDGAVVVAGDRIEAVGDRGDLADAYPDHERVECDVLAPGLVGAHVHSVQSLGRGIADDEELLDWLFDHVLPMEASMGADEMRAAADLAYLELIESGTTTAIDHLSVAHAEEAFDAAADAGVRALMGKVLMDKDSPDGLLEDTDAALAETEDLIQRYDGTDGGRIRYAVTPRFAVSCTEACLRGCRNLADEYGVRIHTHASENRGEIETVEDETGMRNVHWLDEVGLTGEDVVLAHCVWTDETEREVLAETGTHVTHCPSSNMKLASGVAPVRDYLDRGINVALGNDGPPCNNTLDAFTEMRQASLLGKVEELDPTAIPARTVFEMATRNGAAAAGFDDVGKLREGWKADVVGLTTDNARSTPIHDPYSHLAFAAHGDDVTLTVVDGEILYRDGEHVRMDDATIRERAREFAEAY
- a CDS encoding helix-turn-helix transcriptional regulator, producing the protein MDRGLAPWVVGLLVVASVAAPAAGAGAPTGPFGVAQEEFDPDDVTLSAAIDEDGSAAWSFKYRMELTTDNETQAFEELQADIEANRSAYVDRFRTRIASTVTSAENATGRNMSVANVSVRAFQQRSAEFADSYSFVEYTFEWDGFAATDGERVVAGDALEGFYLNNETSMQFSWPDGYAATDVDPVADEETATSVRWTGPADFGTGQPRLVLEPAPTTTEPSEPTETTTAAASSGESGVVLPALVGAVVAVFVVGAAGWLYLRREDNGGGGAAEPTDAGGGGGAGDAATGVEESAGEAAATAGAASETEPPEELLSNEERVERFLREQGGRAKQQDVVEAMGWTEAKTSQVVKEMRENDDLESFRIGRENVLKLPDADVSEE